A single genomic interval of Gopherus evgoodei ecotype Sinaloan lineage chromosome 11, rGopEvg1_v1.p, whole genome shotgun sequence harbors:
- the SUMO1 gene encoding small ubiquitin-related modifier 1 isoform X4, with translation MSDQEAKPSAEDLGDKKEGEYIKLKVIGQDSSEIHFKVKMTTHLKKLKESYCQRQGVPMNSLRFLFEGQRITDNHTPKELGMEEEDVIEVYQEQTGGHSTV, from the exons ATGTCTGACCAG GAAGCAAAACCTTCAGCTGAGGACTTGGGAGATAAGAAGGAGGGAGAATACATTAAACTCAAAGTCATTGGGCAG GACAGCAGTGAAATTCACTTCAAGGTGAAAATGACGACACATCTCAAGAAACTCAAAGAATCATACTGTCAAAGACAG GGAGTTCCAATGAATTCGCTCAGGTTCCTCTTCGAGGGTCAGAGAATTACTGATAATCATACCCCCAAAGAG ctggggatggaggaggaagatGTGATTGAAGTTTATCAGGAACAGACAGGGGGTCACTCAACAGTTTAG